One window of Triticum dicoccoides isolate Atlit2015 ecotype Zavitan chromosome 5A, WEW_v2.0, whole genome shotgun sequence genomic DNA carries:
- the LOC119296915 gene encoding splicing factor U2af large subunit A-like has protein sequence MANHGDLSPPTDSRSQQQPIPVLYQSRYAKTPEGTPLSFVLYYTPLPPSTATPPSPVHEDGATRVLCLTRMFSPDRLADDVYYRNFCWWMTVEGQRHGGKLVRAVVPRPDPSGAPVPGVGKVFLEYADLDSSTHSKTMLHLTWFPGRQVIAVFYPEDKFADGNYDG, from the exons aTGGCCAACCACGGGGATCTCTCCCCGCCGACCGACAGCCGCTCCCAGCAGCAG CCGATTCCAGTCTTGTACCAGTCACGGTACGCCAAAACACCTGag GGCACTCCGCTTTCCTTTGTGCTCTACTACACGCCACTTCCTCCAAGTACTGCCACTCCTCCG AGCCCCGTGCACGAAGATGGAGCCACAAGGGTGCTCTGTTTGACCCGCATGTTTTCACCCGATCGGCTCGCGGACGATGTGTATTACCGCAACTTCTGCTGGTGGATGACGGTAGAAGGGCAGAGACACGGTGGTAAACTGGTGAGAGCCGTGGTCCCACGGCCTGACCCCAGCGGTGCTCCGGTCCCCGGAGTTGGCAAG GTGTTTCTCGAGTACGCGGATCTCGACAGCTCAACACATTCAAAGACGATGTTGCACTTGACGTGGTTTCCCGGGAGGCAGGTGATTGCCGTGTTCTACCCTGAGGACAAGTTTGCTGATGGCAACTACGACGGATAA